One Chloroflexota bacterium genomic region harbors:
- a CDS encoding adenylate/guanylate cyclase domain-containing protein, producing the protein MSQATQSALPAAREAMVRHAWDEARDLFREADKAEPLSVADLELMAEAGWWSGHPDERDDAFERAYAAYVEAGDKKQAAGLALRLAEFAFQRLAGPIGAGWMGRAERLLDGESESAMNGFFACLMAFRMIVGGELEEGMRFADKGLELGRAYGNRDVEALSLNLKGRALVKQGEVAKGLALIDESTVAAMAGELHPWATANVYCSTIDACRDLSDWRRALEWTEEADRQMRRQRIGGYPGICRVHRAEIMRLRGTWPEAEQEAREACTELERFRLLVPAGWGYYEVGEVRLRMGDFAAAEEAFQRAFELGRDPEPGLALLRLAQGDQSAAASSIRRALSETEEPLAFTGDSAKDPLGRGHLLPAQVEIALATGDPETANAAATELESTAGHYGSTALQAAAATARGSVQLAQGDAAAAIASLERGQQLWQAIGAPYEGAQVRARLAEAYRATGDETASIQVLEAARSTFERLGAQPDLHRVDALLERHGAGQAATGERQVRTFMFTDMVSSTDLIEAIGDQAWEELISWHDKTLRSLFARHGGEEVSHAGDGFFVAFEEPRAAVESAVAIQRALTAHRRKHGFAPWVRIGLHTAEATHSGVNYRGKAVHEAARVGALADRDEILVTTQTLQAAGAITFSVSETRSVNLKGIKGAAEVASVHWQV; encoded by the coding sequence ATGAGCCAAGCGACGCAGTCGGCCCTTCCAGCGGCCAGGGAAGCCATGGTCCGTCATGCCTGGGACGAGGCGCGCGACCTGTTTCGCGAAGCCGACAAGGCTGAGCCGCTTTCCGTGGCCGACCTCGAGCTGATGGCTGAGGCTGGGTGGTGGTCCGGCCACCCGGATGAGCGCGATGACGCCTTCGAGCGAGCGTACGCCGCGTACGTGGAGGCGGGAGACAAGAAGCAGGCGGCAGGGCTCGCGCTCCGGCTCGCCGAGTTCGCATTCCAGCGGCTGGCAGGCCCGATTGGCGCCGGTTGGATGGGCCGGGCCGAGCGCCTCCTCGACGGCGAGTCGGAATCGGCCATGAACGGCTTCTTCGCATGCCTGATGGCCTTCCGCATGATCGTGGGGGGCGAGCTTGAGGAGGGTATGCGCTTCGCCGACAAGGGACTCGAGTTGGGTCGCGCGTATGGCAATCGCGACGTGGAGGCCTTGAGTCTCAACCTGAAGGGTCGCGCCCTGGTCAAGCAGGGAGAGGTCGCCAAGGGACTGGCGCTCATCGATGAGTCCACCGTAGCGGCCATGGCAGGTGAGCTGCACCCCTGGGCCACGGCCAACGTCTACTGCAGCACCATCGACGCCTGTCGCGATCTGTCCGACTGGCGGCGCGCCTTGGAATGGACCGAGGAGGCGGATCGGCAGATGCGCCGCCAGCGCATTGGCGGCTACCCCGGCATCTGCCGGGTGCATCGGGCCGAGATCATGCGTCTGCGCGGAACCTGGCCTGAGGCCGAGCAGGAGGCCCGCGAGGCGTGTACCGAGCTGGAGCGCTTCCGCCTACTCGTGCCAGCCGGTTGGGGCTACTACGAGGTCGGGGAGGTCCGGCTCCGCATGGGCGACTTCGCCGCCGCCGAGGAGGCGTTCCAGCGCGCATTCGAATTGGGACGAGATCCTGAGCCCGGTCTTGCCCTCCTCCGGCTGGCCCAGGGGGACCAGTCCGCGGCGGCAAGCTCGATCCGGCGCGCCCTGTCGGAGACGGAGGAACCTCTTGCATTCACCGGCGACAGCGCCAAGGACCCACTGGGGCGCGGCCATCTGCTCCCCGCCCAGGTGGAGATCGCGTTGGCAACCGGAGACCCAGAGACCGCGAACGCGGCAGCCACCGAGCTGGAGTCCACTGCCGGTCACTATGGCTCCACGGCTCTCCAGGCCGCCGCAGCCACCGCCCGCGGATCCGTGCAGCTGGCACAGGGAGACGCCGCGGCCGCCATCGCGAGCCTCGAGCGTGGGCAGCAGCTGTGGCAGGCGATCGGGGCCCCGTATGAAGGCGCTCAGGTCAGGGCTCGCCTGGCCGAGGCCTATCGGGCCACGGGCGACGAGACGGCGTCCATCCAGGTGCTCGAGGCCGCCCGGTCGACCTTCGAACGGCTGGGCGCACAGCCCGATCTCCACCGGGTCGATGCGCTGTTGGAACGCCACGGCGCTGGTCAGGCAGCGACCGGAGAACGACAGGTCAGGACGTTCATGTTTACCGACATGGTCAGCTCCACCGACCTCATCGAGGCCATCGGAGATCAAGCCTGGGAGGAGCTCATCAGCTGGCACGACAAGACCCTCCGATCGCTGTTCGCTCGGCACGGAGGGGAAGAGGTCAGCCACGCCGGCGACGGATTCTTCGTGGCCTTCGAGGAGCCGCGAGCCGCGGTTGAAAGCGCGGTAGCCATCCAGCGAGCACTGACCGCTCATCGGAGAAAGCACGGATTCGCCCCGTGGGTGCGGATCGGGCTCCATACCGCCGAGGCCACCCACAGCGGAGTGAACTATCGGGGCAAGGCGGTCCACGAGGCAGCTCGGGTGGGGGCGCTGGCGGACCGGGACGAGATCCTGGTGACCACGCAGACCCTCCAGGCGGCCGGCGCCATTACCTTTTCGGTCTCTGAGACCCGGTCTGTGAACTTGAAAGGGATCAAGGGTGCGGCCGAGGTCGCCTCAGTTCACTGGCAGGTCTAG
- a CDS encoding pyridoxamine 5'-phosphate oxidase family protein, with protein sequence MPESIPKDLTDLLTTNVLGHVSAIRRDGTIAQYLMWVDYDGKHVLTSSMVGSRKAANWRRNPQVSLSVVDRDDDWRFLIIRGRVVDTRPDEGLAFIDKMSVRYTGQPYRFRERPREIFVIEPDYVRASGGRA encoded by the coding sequence ATGCCTGAATCGATCCCCAAAGACCTCACCGACCTCCTGACCACGAACGTCCTGGGCCACGTATCCGCGATCCGGCGCGACGGCACGATCGCGCAGTACCTGATGTGGGTCGACTACGACGGGAAGCACGTCCTGACCAGCTCGATGGTCGGCTCGCGCAAGGCCGCCAATTGGCGGCGCAATCCCCAGGTCAGCCTCTCGGTGGTGGATCGCGACGACGACTGGCGCTTCCTGATCATTCGCGGCCGAGTTGTCGATACCCGCCCCGACGAGGGGCTGGCATTCATCGACAAGATGTCCGTGCGCTATACGGGCCAGCCGTACCGATTCCGGGAACGCCCCCGCGAGATCTTCGTGATCGAGCCGGACTACGTGCGCGCCTCCGGCGGCCGGGCCTAG
- a CDS encoding cupin domain-containing protein encodes MSYESNVGEISAIYQAAAAVPRIRGPNSSMLFVAPGSMTRRQFGMFRRDMKARSGGPDAHIHRTFSESFYVLRGTVRFYDGTGWVDATAGDFLYVPKGGIHAFSHDSDKPASMLILFAPGAPRERYFMEVDEIARSGKQLSDAEWTELWARHDQYMVG; translated from the coding sequence GTGTCGTACGAGAGCAACGTCGGAGAGATCAGCGCGATCTACCAAGCCGCGGCAGCCGTTCCGCGCATTCGCGGCCCGAATAGCTCGATGTTGTTCGTGGCGCCGGGATCGATGACGAGACGCCAGTTCGGCATGTTCCGACGCGACATGAAGGCGCGGTCCGGCGGCCCCGATGCCCATATCCATCGGACCTTCTCCGAGTCCTTCTATGTCCTGCGGGGAACAGTCCGCTTCTATGACGGGACGGGTTGGGTAGACGCGACCGCCGGGGACTTCCTGTATGTGCCGAAAGGCGGAATTCACGCCTTCAGCCACGACTCCGACAAGCCGGCTTCGATGCTGATCCTCTTCGCCCCAGGCGCGCCCCGCGAGCGCTACTTCATGGAGGTTGATGAGATTGCCAGATCCGGCAAGCAGCTGAGCGACGCGGAGTGGACCGAGCTCTGGGCTCGCCATGACCAGTACATGGTGGGCTGA
- a CDS encoding DUF4395 family protein, giving the protein MPPSVLRTADPYRDLDVIDARAPRFNQAAIGSLSLLAVLTGWWPILAMLALQLAIGLRFGRRYCVACVAYFELVQPRIGEGPIEDSRPPRFANQVGLLVLGTATLAYAVGLPAVGAALGLLVAGLALLAASTGLCVGCEMYRIGARLRGIRAHQFDRIELADMGAAFPVGGELVVAFSHPLCTDCRDMVDDLQADGRHLVTVDVRERPELARKYGIALVPTAVSVNADGRVTARLVG; this is encoded by the coding sequence ATGCCCCCTTCAGTCCTTCGAACCGCAGATCCCTACCGCGACCTCGACGTCATCGACGCCCGTGCGCCGCGATTCAACCAGGCCGCCATCGGCAGCCTCTCGTTGCTCGCGGTGCTCACCGGCTGGTGGCCGATCCTGGCCATGCTCGCGCTGCAGCTCGCGATCGGCCTTCGGTTCGGGCGCCGCTATTGCGTGGCCTGCGTGGCCTACTTCGAACTGGTCCAGCCGCGTATCGGTGAGGGACCCATCGAGGACAGTCGCCCGCCCCGCTTCGCCAACCAGGTCGGCCTGCTGGTGCTGGGCACCGCCACCCTCGCATACGCCGTTGGACTGCCGGCCGTGGGTGCGGCACTCGGCCTGCTGGTAGCCGGGCTGGCACTGCTGGCCGCGAGCACCGGGCTGTGCGTCGGCTGCGAGATGTACCGGATTGGCGCGCGTCTGCGCGGGATCCGGGCCCACCAGTTCGACCGCATTGAGCTGGCGGACATGGGTGCCGCGTTCCCGGTCGGTGGCGAGCTGGTGGTGGCCTTCAGCCATCCGCTGTGCACGGACTGCCGCGACATGGTCGATGACCTCCAAGCCGACGGCCGTCACCTGGTGACCGTGGACGTTCGCGAACGTCCCGAGCTGGCGCGAAAATACGGAATCGCCCTGGTGCCGACCGCGGTGTCCGTCAACGCTGACGGCCGCGTGACAGCACGCCTGGTCGGCTGA